Proteins encoded together in one Prunus dulcis chromosome 3, ALMONDv2, whole genome shotgun sequence window:
- the LOC117623217 gene encoding mitochondrial arginine transporter BAC2-like, with product MDFWPEFLANSWGREFVAGGIGGMAGVVSGYPLDTLRVWQQSSPSGSSAFSILRNVVSAQGPTALYRGMAAPLASVTFQNAMVFQIYAILSRAFDSSLSPKDPPSYKGVALGGFGTGAIQSLILSPVELIKIRLQLQTNDQSHAKSKPHKLQSHKGPVDVAKSIVKAEGLRGIYRGLTITVLRDAPSHCFYFWTYEYMREKLHPGCRSTGQESLQTMLMAGGLAGVASWVCCYPLDVVKTRLQAETSYRPQKYYGIVDCFRKSVKEDGYGVLWRGLGTAVARAFLVNGAIFAAYEVALRCLISNGSGTIQTESAI from the exons ATGGATTTCTGGCCAGAGTTTCTTGCAAACAGTTGGGGGAGAGAGTTTGTGGCTGGAGGCATTGGAGGCATGGCTGGTGTAGTCTCTGGTTATCCCCTTGACACTCTCCGCGTCTGGCAACAGAGTTCACCCTCCGGTTCTTCTGCCTTCAGCATCCTACGCAATGTCGTCTCTGCCCAGGGCCCTACTGCCCTCTACAGAGGCATGGCTGCACCCTTGGCATCTGTCACTTTTcag AATGCCATGGTTTTCCAGATATACGCCATCCTCTCTCGAGCATTCGACTCATCTTTATCCCCCAAAGACCCTCCTTCTTACAAAGGTGTTGCTCTAGGAGGATTTGGTACAGGTGCTATACAGAGCCTAATTCTCAGCCCGGTAGAACTTATAAAAATCCGGCTTCAACTGCAAACCAATGATCAAAGCCATGCAAAATCGAAACCCCATAAACTGCAGTCCCACAAAGGGCCTGTAGATGTTGCCAAGAGCATAGTGAAAGCAGAAGGCTTAAGGGGAATATATAGAGGTCTAACCATCACTGTTTTGAGGGATGCACCTTCTCATTGCTTCTACTTCTGGACTTATGAGTATATGAGAGAGAAGCTTCACCCGGGCTGCAGAAGCACTGGCCAAGAGAGCTTGCAGACAATGTTGATGGCAGGAGGGCTAGCAGGAGTTGCCAGCTGGGTTTGTTGCTACCCCTTGGATGTTGTTAAAACCAGATTGCAGGCTGAAACTTCATACCGTCCACAGAAATATTACGGCATTGTTGATTGCTTCCGGAAGAGTGTAAAGGAGGATGGTTACGGCGTGCTCTGGCGAGGGCTAGGAACTGCAGTTGCTAGAGCTTTTCTGGTGAATGGAGCCATTTTTGCTGCTTATGAGGTTGCTCTGAGGTGTCTAATCAGCAACGGAAGTGGAACCATTCAAACAGAGAGTGCAATCTAG
- the LOC117622090 gene encoding LOW QUALITY PROTEIN: G-type lectin S-receptor-like serine/threonine-protein kinase CES101 (The sequence of the model RefSeq protein was modified relative to this genomic sequence to represent the inferred CDS: deleted 1 base in 1 codon), with protein MERNLIILCFLCCCCIMFIGPSDSQPDTLAQGQQLKDGMQLFSASGIFRLGFFKPGNSNTSYLGIWYNRNNEKAAWIANRNNPILENSGVLTIDQYGNLKILYNIGDSIELYSVHQEAVNTSATLLDSGNFVLSELNPDGSIKQELWQSFDYPTGTLLPKMKLGFDRKTGLNWTLTSWRTDNLPAIGSFTLGLDPTGLKQMVIWWRGSIYWTSGPWNNGCFSFMYEFCNYYKYNFSYISNGNETYFSYSVDKGTTIFPRLMLSAEGELRGFGMDSMFTGVSCTSSTNSSLKDGCVQQKLPDCRSPGEKFVLKMGLMSRGGIKFYENENLTLIDCWDECFKLCSCIAYASANDDGTGCEIWTKGTTFTQDNLGILREIHILEPKVRLWWIWLTILVGGTALFPLLCSCCYVMWKKSKARGSRSQRMTHNILLHELGEGRRHQKDGKTSNNELQMFSFETIALATNCFSAANKLGEGGFGPVYKGKLLDGQEVAIKRLSRSSGQGLVEFKNEAILVAKLQHTNLVRLLGFCIQGEEKILIYEYMPNKSLDFILFDDQRKNVLNWKKRFSIIEGIAQGLIYLHKYSRLKVIHRDLKASNVLLDKDLNPKVSDFGMARIFGLNEMEENTNRVVGTYGYMSPEYAMKGIVSVKTDVFSFGVLLLEIVSAKKNNSNYHFEYQLNLIGYAWQLWNEDRGFELVDPVLGESCPITEVLRCIHVSLLCVQDHAADRPTMPDVVSMLSNESIPLPPPKPPAYFLNTVRAEREMAENKSEICSTNDVTISVMEAR; from the exons ATGGAAAGGAATCTCataattctttgttttctgtGTTGCTGCTGCATAATGTTCATAGGGCCCTCTGACTCTCAACCTGATACTTTAGCACAAGGCCAACAGCTCAAGGATGGGATGCAGCTGTTTTCAGCTTCTGGGATTTTCAGGTTAGGATTCTTCAAGCCTGGAAATTCAAATACTTCTTACTTGGGAATATGGTACAACAGAAACAATGAAAAGGCAGCGTGGATCGCAAACCGTAACAATCCGATTCTTGAAAACTCTGGAGTTCTCACAATTGATCAGTATGgtaacttgaaaattttatacaACATAGGAGATTCTATTGAGCTATATTCAGTTCATCAAGAAGCAGTAAATACTAGTGCTACTCTACTTGACAGTGGCAATTTTGTGCTCAGTGAACTGAACCCTGATGGATCTATAAAACAGGAGTTGTGGCAAAGCTTTGATTATCCAACTGGCACACTTTTGCCA AAAATGAAACTGGGGTTTGACAGAAAAACTGGCCTCAATTGGACTCTAACTTCATGGAGAACTGATAATTTGCCTGCCATAGGGTCATTTACACTTGGTTTGGACCCGACTGGTTTAAAACAAATGGTCATATGGTGGAGAGGAAGCATCTACTGGACTAGTGGGCCTTGGAACAATGGGTGCTTCAGCTTCATGTATGAGTTTTGCAATTATTATAAGTACAACTTTAGCTACATATCAAATGGGAATGAAACATACTTCAGTTATTCAGTTGATAAAGGTACCACTATTTTCCCAAGGCTCATGCTAAGTGCAGAGGGTGAACTCAGGGGTTTTGGGATGGATTCCATGTTTACAGGAGTTTCATGTACATCTTCCACCAACTCTTCCTTGAAAGATGGGTGTGTTCAGCAGAAGCTTCCCGACTGCAGGAGCCCTGGTGAGAAATTCGTGTTGAAAATGGGTCTCATGTCTCGTGGTGGGATTAAGTTCTATGAAAATGAGAATCTCACTCTCATTGATTGTTGGGATGAGTGCTTCAAACTTTGTTCCTGCATTGCTTATGCTTCTGCAAATGATGATGGTACCGGCTGTGAGATTTGGACCAAAGGGACAACGTTCACACAAGACAACCTAGGTATCCTGAGAGAGATACACATCCTTGAACCAAAAG TACGGCTGTGGTGGATATGGCTAACCATTTTGGTAGGAGGAACTGCTCTTTTCCCTCTACTCTGCTCCTGCTGCTATGTCATGTGGAAAAAATCCAAAGCAAGAGGTTCTCGGTCGCAAAGAATGACACACAATATCCTATTACATGAACTTGGTGAAGGGAGAAGACATCAGAAAGATGGGAAGACAAGCAATAATGAGTTGCAGATGTTCAGTTTTGAAACAATAGCTCTTGCTACAAACTGTTTCTCAGCAGCAAATAAGCTAGGGGAGGGTGGTTTTGGACCTGTTTATAAG GGAAAATTACTTGATGGGCAAGAAGTAGCAATAAAGAGACTTTCAAGAAGCTCAGGACAAGGGCTAGTGGAATTCAAGAATGAAGCCATCCTTGTTGCCAAACTCCAGCACACTAATCTTGTGAGGCTTCTAGGATTCTGCATCcagggagaagaaaaaatattgatcTATGAGTACATGCCTAACAAAAGCTTAGATTTCATCCTCTTTG ATGATCAGAGAAAGAATGTGTTAAATTGGAAGAAACGCTTCAGCATCATAGAGGGGATTGCTCAAGGACTGATTTATCTTCATAAATATTCAAGACTAAAAGTGATTCACAGAGATTTAAAGGCCAGCAACGTTTTACTTGACAAGGATCTGAACCCAAAAGTATCTGATTTTGGCATGGCTAGAATATTTGGTTTGAATGAGATGGAAGAAAACACAAATAGAGTTGTTGGGACATA TGGTTATATGTCTCCGGAGTACGCCATGAAAGGCATTGTGTCCGTAAAAACTGATGTGTTCAGCTTTGGAGTCCTACTGCTAGAGATTGTGAGTGCGAAGAAAAATAACAGTAACTATCATTTCGAGTATCAACTCAACCTCATTGGATAT GCATGGCAGCTCTGGAATGAAGATAGAGGATTCGAGCTAGTAGACCCGGTGTTGGGTGAATCTTGCCCCATTACTGAAGTACTAAGATGCATTCATGTGAGTCTCTTGTGTGTGCAAGATCATGCAGCAGACAGGCCAACAATGCCAGATGTTGTTTCCATGCTCTCAAATGAAAGCATTCCATTACCACCACCAAAACCGCCAGCATATTTCCTAAATACAGTTAGGGCAGAGCGAGAGATGGCTGAAAATAAGTCTGAAATCTGCTCCACAAATGATGTAACAATCTCAGTGATGGAAGCAAGGTAA
- the LOC117621052 gene encoding mitochondrial arginine transporter BAC2-like, translated as MSGYMVDGILDHMWQDFLASRFGKEFVAGGCGGIAGVLSGYPLDTLRVRQQHSKSGSAFSILRNVISAEGPTALYRGIAAPLASVTFQNAMVFQINSILCPAFNSSASTKDPAPYKAVALGGFATGAVQSLILSPIELVKIRLQLQNIQAYANAKSHQLQSHRGPIDVAKAIMKAEGLRGIYRGLGITVLRDAPSFCFYFSTYEYMREKLHPGCRKSGEESMRTMMLAGGLAGVASWLFVYPLDVVKTRWQAQSVSLKYNGIVDCFQKSVREGGYRVLWRGLGTAVVRAFLVNGAIFPAYEIALRFLQSNETIPAVSAI; from the exons atgAGTGGTTATATGGTAGATGGGATACTGGATCATATGTGGCAAGATTTCCTTGCTTCAAGGTTTGGGAAAGAGTTTGTGGCAGGAGGGTGTGGAGGGATTGCTGGTGTGCTGTCTGGTTATCCACTCGACACTCTGAGAGTGAGGCAGCAGCATTCAAAGAGTGGTTCTGCTTTCAGCATACTTCGCAATGTCATCTCTGCTGAAGGCCCTACTGCCCTCTACAGAGGCATTGCTGCTCCCTTGGCCTCTGTCACTTTCCag AATGCCATGGTTTTCCAGATAAACTCCATTCTCTGTCCAGCATTTAACTCATCTGCTTCCACTAAAGACCCTGCTCCTTACAAAGCTGTTGCTCTAGGAGGATTTGCTACAGGTGCTGTTCAGAGCCTAATCCTCAGCCCCATAGAACTCGTAAAAATCCGGCTTCAACTGCAAAACATTCAAGCATATGCAAACGCAAAATCTCATCAACTGCAATCCCACAGAGGCCCTATAGATGTTGCCAAAGCCATTATGAAAGCCGAAGGCTTACGAGGAATATATCGTGGTCTAGGCATTACTGTTCTGAGGGATGCACCTTCATTTTGTTTCTACTTCTCGACTTATGAGTACATGAGAGAGAAGCTTCACCCGGGCTGCAGAAAGAGTGGCGAAGAGAGCATGCGAACAATGATGCTAGCAGGAGGGCTAGCAGGGGTAGCAAGTTGGCTGTTTGTTTATCCCTTGGATGTTGTGAAAACCAGATGGCAGGCTCAATCTGTATCCCTGAAATACAATGGCATAGTTGATTGCTTCCAGAAGAGCGTCAGAGAGGGAGGATACCGCGTGCTCTGGCGGGGACTGGGAACCGCGGTTGTTAGAGCGTTTCTGGTGAATGGAGCCATTTTTCCTGCTTATGAGATTGCTCTGAGGTTCCTACAAAGCAATGAAACCATTCCAGCAGTGAGTGCAATCTAG
- the LOC117623218 gene encoding pyridoxal 5'-phosphate synthase-like subunit PDX1.2, with product MAAEDGAVTIYSGSAITDAKKNPYSLKVGLGQMLRGGAIFEVTTADQAKLAEDAGACSIIVSDPPRAQGISRMSDPALVKDIKRAVSIPVMARSRVGHFVEAQVLEAIGVDYIDESEYLAIADEDHFINKHNFQTPFVCGAQTLGDALRRVREGAAIVRTQGDLSGSGNVAMAVKNVRSVMGQIRLLNNMDDDEVFAFSKEIQAPYDLVAQTKQMGRLPVVQFASGGIVTPADAALMMQLGCDGVFVGSNVFNCSDPYKRVRGIVEAVRNYNDPHVLVETSSGLSGLMAGLDLGEDRIEHFGRGHGGV from the coding sequence ATGGCCGCAGAGGACGGCGCGGTCACAATCTACAGCGGCAGCGCAATCACCGACGCCAAGAAGAACCCATATTCTCTCAAGGTCGGCCTAGGCCAGATGCTCCGAGGCGGCGCCATTTTTGAGGTCACCACAGCCGACCAAGCCAAGCTCGCCGAGGACGCCGGCGCTTGCTCCATCATCGTCTCTGATCCACCCCGCGCCCAAGGCATTTCGCGCATGTCTGACCCAGCTCTCGTCAAGGACATCAAACGCGCAGTTTCGATCCCCGTCATGGCACGATCCCGGGTCGGCCATTTCGTCGAGGCCCAGGTCCTCGAAGCCATCGGCGTCGATTACATCGACGAGAGCGAGTATCTGGCGATAGCAGACGAGGACCATTTCATAAACAAGCACAATTTCCAGACCCCCTTCGTCTGCGGAGCCCAAACCCTCGGAGACGCGTTGAGGAGAGTGAGAGAAGGCGCGGCGATCGTAAGAACCCAGGGGGATCTATCTGGGTCTGGAAATGTAGCCATGGCTGTAAAAAACGTGAGATCTGTAATGGGTCAGATAAGGCTGCTCAACAACATGGACGACGACGAAGTCTTCGCGTTTTCGAAGGAAATTCAAGCGCCGTACGACCTCGTTGCCCAGACCAAGCAAATGGGTCGGCTTCCGGTAGTGCAATTCGCCTCCGGCGGCATTGTGACGCCGGCTGACGCGGCGTTGATGATGCAATTGGGGTGCGACGGAGTCTTTGTCGGGTCGAATGTTTTCAACTGTTCGGATCCGTACAAGCGGGTGAGGGGCATTGTTGAGGCGGTTAGGAACTACAATGATCCGCATGTGCTGGTGGAGACGAGTTCTGGATTGTCGGGTCTGATGGCGGGTTTGGATCTCGGTGAGGACAGGATCGAACACTTTGGTCGCGGCCATGGAGGTGTTTGA
- the LOC117622481 gene encoding phosphatase and actin regulator 4B-like, with protein sequence MALRSLTLPLPFPAVIPPLPPPSSSSSSSSSSSCLCSFRPYQYKPNPGCSIALRAKPISFLNRRRQSHVVRMAPEEEKLTRRSPLDFPIEWERPKPGRRPDIFPQFSPMKTPLPPPLPADPPEEDEEEEEKKEEEEEGEEDPDRENPEDPGQQ encoded by the exons ATGGCGTTGCGGAGCCTGACGCTGCCTCTGCCTTTCCCCGCCGTAATTCCACCATTACCaccaccttcttcttcttcttcatcgtcctcatcttcttcttgtttgtgtAGTTTTAGACCATACCAGTATAAACCCAATCCCGGTTGCTCTATCGCTCTCCGCGCAAAACCCATCAGCTTTCTCAACCGTCGGAGGCAAAGCCATGTCGTTCGGATGGCTCCCGAGGAAGAAAAGTTGACCCGTCGCTCCCCTCTCGACTTCCCCATT GAATGGGAACGACCTAAGCCCGGGAGGAGACCAGATATATTTCCCCAGTTTAGCCCAATGAAAACACCATTACCGCCTCCACTGCCAGCGGATCCTccagaagaagatgaagaagaggaagaaaagaaagaggaggaggaagaaggagaagaagatccTGACAGGGAGAACCCAGAAGACCCAGGACAGCAGTAG